The Chanos chanos chromosome 3, fChaCha1.1, whole genome shotgun sequence genome segment TGATGCACACAATTGTCTCTCTTGGAGCCTGGAAATCGTGAGGAAATGTAATTTGTAATAGTAAATGTAAACTTTACGAGGCCTGTATTTTCATTACTCGTACGAACTAAATGGATGAAGGTGCTATGTTTTAATCATTAACTAATATACACCATTAACATCTTACACTGCTATTTTTAGGCCAGAGGCGGTTTATAATAACTTGTTACGAAGCCTAACCTACAGCACTATTACTAGTGGAACatctttcacttttctttcattattccTTGGGACGTTTATGAAATGACCAAACACATATCCTGACTGTTAATACATTGTGAGCATGATATGTGTGATGGCAGTGACTTAATTTAACATAGGATGGTAGAGGAACATAAAACAGTTTTGTAAAGATCTCTAACCTGGTCCAGGCAGTTAAGGACAGTCTTTGGGTCATCTCTGCTATTGTGCAATGTTTGGATTTCCTGCGCTGAGATTATAGGCTCTCTCAGTTGTTCCAACCAAGACCACATGATGCCAGAGAGGATGAAGGGATCTCGTTCCAAACACAGACGCTCCCATGCACCCTGGTAGTTCAGATCTGACTGTAGAACCAGAAAACAATATTGAAatagcaacagcaacaaattTAGGATGCTTTGCTCAACTCTACATAAaataattcttttaaaatgtgcaatataacattttaaataagtCACAGCATTTAATATTGTACAACGTCTCCTCTGACAGGATGCATTGCAGAGTGCCTCTATagagcattcattcatttattcatgacagataacacagaaaaatgatttaCCTGCATTACATTCCACTAAACACCCAATCCTTAAAGTCCTTTGTGGAATGAATGTCTGAGACGCAGTCCCAGACAAAGTTTTAAATCCTAGGTTCTGGAATGTTGCTGCATCACTGGTAGCGTGAGCTTAATATGGAGCTTACCTGCCAAGCACACACTTTCTGCCTTTGTTCTTCATCCCCATCCTGATCAAGGTCAACTGCCAGAGACTGTGCAACAAGCAGATGTCTAGCTTCCAGAGTGAGCTCTGTCTGGATTGTGATGAAGGGCACTTCAGATcgatcttcttcctcttcacgTTTCCCGAGCTGTCCATTTTTGAGTGTTGCTTTCCCAACAGCCCCTGCTTGTTTAACTTTTTCCTCGTGCTCTTTTTTCCAGGCCGACACCGTGGCAGAGCTGTTTGCCATGCTATTCTTATCCGACACAAGCAGAGACTGGCTACGCTGCAGCACTGACTGCCTCCGCTTCTTAAGTAAAGGAGAGCCCTCCCTCCGATCCATTAACGTTTTTAAATCCCACACAGAACCGATTGTGCTGTATGTTTGCCCTTCATCATTGGTACCCTCGTTGGCCTGGCTGGTGTTTTGAGAGACCACAGAGTGATCAGAGGGCACATTAGCCAGAACAGTCAAAGGGTCTCCCAAAAGATTGAGTGAAGATGCCAGTCTCCGCAAGTCTGAGTCACTGTAGCTGAGACTCTTCCTCACATAATGAAGAGGAGGTTGGGGCTTTGTAGGTAGGCCTGGTAGACGTGGCTGAATCCCTGTGATGCCCTTTCCATTCATCCCAAAGGCGAAATGCTGCATTCTGCAGTTCATTATGTTCCATTCCACCTCAGTCGTCATGTCAGGAACTTCCAAGACGTCCTCCTCAATGACTTGTCTATTCTCTGCAATGTCCAGCAGAAGTCTGCACACCATTTGTATCAGTTTCGGTAAGTATCTGAGATTCCGTCGTTCATAGCCATGTAGCATGTGCTGCTGTCGGACCAGGTACTGAGACAGATTGACGGGACTGGCTTTGGGCTCAGCATAAGCAAACACATTCCGAAGTGGGACAAGGAACTGAGCGAACTCTCGGACACACATCAGTTGTCCTCTAGTCTGAATAGAGTTTGGCCTTTTAGATCGCACATACACAATGGCCTGATCCGCAGTCATGCGTGAAGTGAATACCAAAAAACATGCCAGCACCACACCTGCACCAGACGGGACACAACATAGAGCATTCACTCACTGGAATACATTATTctagatgtaaaaaaaaaacaacaaaaacaactcaatAAATAGAATAACTTACTGTTCTACCATACATGTGACAAGAAGAGAATGCTGCCCTTAGAAAGGGGTTGATTTTGAAAATGCCATGTAATTGTTATAAAGCAGTCCCAACGCTAAACATCCAAATCCATTGATTTAGATTTCATGTGAGACATAATTATGTAAGGGATAAATTGATTGTAAGTTTACCTGTTCTTCCAAGACCAGCATGACAGTGAATGGCCATTTTACCCTCCTGCAGAGCAAATGACATGACTTTAACCATGTCAAGAATTGCAGTGAGAGAGGCGACACCATAGTCATTCCATCCAAAGTTGTAGAAGTaaactgagacagaaagagatcaCACAACCAGAAATTCATGACTTACTGTGTTTCAtattacaaacattttcttttgctaTCCAAAAGAATTTTAAAGAGGTTGTTGCAAAATTATTTGAAACTTCCTTTGAATGTTATGACAGAAAACTAGGATTTTTTTGTACTTCCTCAGGTTGCATACTGctatttttcagtttcactACACTTTATAGATTTTGAGAACTCATAGAAACACTCAGAATGTATGCTGAGAAGGATGCTAAGTTAGTTTACTCACTGCCTGCTTCCATGAAAGTCTCTGGGCGGTAAGTGAAGCCACTCTCTGGCTCCAGGGGAAACCCACAGTTGGCATGTTCCCCAGGTCTCTGAAGATTAATAACTGTCCTCACACCACAccttaaaacacagacacctgctgtcactctcactgttcttCACACCACTGACAGCTCCGAGAGATCACTTAATACTCTTAAGACTCCCTTTATGTTACGTAAAAGTGCACTGCACTGCAAAAAGAATTGCGTATTAAGGACGGATTATTGCAACAAGAATTGTCATGAAAATTTTCATTGATGCCAACTGTGAAAAGTCAAGGATTACATTATATGATGTTCATATTTTGCACATCCTGCAGTCAATGGAGCAACTTAAGGGAGGCACATCTTTTACTTGCTATTTaaaatgttgaatgttttttgCGAATGTGTAAAAAACTAAACAGCATGCACTTTAAGAATTCTAACAACAATCCTTACAGGAAACAAAATTATAGTGTctaaatataaaaaacaaacagtatttaTCAGTATGAATAATAAAGGAAGTAtaaaatttttacatttttatttcaaaggGCTGAGTTGATTACCTCTGAAACTGATCGATGATCTGATATTTTTCAATCAGTTCTGTGGAAGGACGTGACATGGCCAACAAATTGTCAGTAACCctgaaataacagaaaagataagttttaaaattacacacatactgcaggtctgtcaaaaacatttaGAATCTGCATCAGTGGAACATGACACTACACAAGTacctgtttgcttttgtttgcttgttt includes the following:
- the ptpdc1b gene encoding protein tyrosine phosphatase domain-containing protein 1 encodes the protein MEFVSLGRSSVPRAKYTVVGETLRHIIPSDLQCSIGCGGRACKYENPDYWSEDKQAIKGLYSSWVTDNLLAMSRPSTELIEKYQIIDQFQRCGVRTVINLQRPGEHANCGFPLEPESGFTYRPETFMEAGIYFYNFGWNDYGVASLTAILDMVKVMSFALQEGKMAIHCHAGLGRTGVVLACFLVFTSRMTADQAIVYVRSKRPNSIQTRGQLMCVREFAQFLVPLRNVFAYAEPKASPVNLSQYLVRQQHMLHGYERRNLRYLPKLIQMVCRLLLDIAENRQVIEEDVLEVPDMTTEVEWNIMNCRMQHFAFGMNGKGITGIQPRLPGLPTKPQPPLHYVRKSLSYSDSDLRRLASSLNLLGDPLTVLANVPSDHSVVSQNTSQANEGTNDEGQTYSTIGSVWDLKTLMDRREGSPLLKKRRQSVLQRSQSLLVSDKNSMANSSATVSAWKKEHEEKVKQAGAVGKATLKNGQLGKREEEEDRSEVPFITIQTELTLEARHLLVAQSLAVDLDQDGDEEQRQKVCAWQSDLNYQGAWERLCLERDPFILSGIMWSWLEQLREPIISAQEIQTLHNSRDDPKTVLNCLDQAPRETIVCIMNCFAHLLTIPEEVESAFLERTVKAFTKVEISGEGKKTYEKMILVLKPLLQDMRMTVMDELVMQSV